The nucleotide window CGGCCTTCAGCTCCTTGGCCAACTTCAACCGCCAGCCGCCCTCCATATCAAGCTTGACGTAGAGTACTCCCGAGTAGTCGGAAAGCACCTCAATGCCCTCCACAAACAGGGCGCACACGCGGGACCGTCCAAGCCGGCCAAGGAAGAACCCGAGTTCAAGGATCACGTTCTGTCGCGCACGAAGGTGCAGCTCGTCATTCGATGCAGTCGCCAAGCCGCCGCGATCGTCGCCGGTGAGAAGCACGACTGCGAACCCTACGTCGCTGTAGTCTTCGAACTTCTCGATAATAGTCCGGCCGCAATTGGGCTGCTCACGAAGCAAGATCACCTCTTGATCCAGCTTCTCAAGGAAGCGCGCCACGCTCTGGATTGCCGCCTCGTCGTGACCGTGCACCAGGAAGATCCGGTGGCCCTTTGGGGCGTTCGCCAATACGCCGGAAACAGTGCCGGCCCCTTGGAGTTGCTGCTCCGT belongs to Candidatus Eisenbacteria bacterium and includes:
- a CDS encoding nucleotide-binding protein, encoding MASKRKEPDPPGRPDVDSATGIRLLEEQLGKGRELLQSRPLSSDSHGQWELVTRNYLEKAFGRNSPNVSSVTDVGKYGDFPMGAGEGWWESHRAESLQTQLARLDGLLELLRTEQQLQGAGTVSGVLANAPKGHRIFLVHGHDEAAIQSVARFLEKLDQEVILLREQPNCGRTIIEKFEDYSDVGFAVVLLTGDDRGGLATASNDELHLRARQNVILELGFFLGRLGRSRVCALFVEGIEVLSDYSGVLYVKLDMEGGWRLKLAKELKAAGLSVDMNKAL